The Fusibacter sp. A1 genome has a segment encoding these proteins:
- the holA gene encoding DNA polymerase III subunit delta has protein sequence MSYKEFYEDIKSESFKSLYVFYGPEKLLIESMLEQARTKCLLEHVADFNYVVKEAEGITYQDAFSMIEMLPVMDERRIVVLKEPTFLVKDEWGDKSVSSFIKYHENNQQIMTILVMSGIDKRKKAFKDIAKIGKLVHFDHLDERELFKWIKQEAKKGGKTISDSACHVFVDRTGYLNKETEMDLYGLLGLIKTLMHGTSSDEITKEQVISALKLSVDANIFVMVDSLFEGRAKVAFNQLYALVEGGEAAIKIMFMIQRHIRQLLKVKLLAKEGFSAKAISDTLGLKPFVVKKSLNQVSRLSVESLRNMLFDAQRADANMKSSLDPQTVLETLMTRILSR, from the coding sequence ATGTCATATAAAGAGTTTTATGAAGATATAAAAAGCGAATCGTTTAAATCATTATACGTGTTCTATGGACCTGAAAAACTGTTGATTGAAAGTATGCTCGAACAGGCAAGAACAAAATGCCTTCTAGAACATGTCGCAGACTTCAACTACGTGGTCAAAGAAGCGGAAGGTATTACCTATCAGGATGCTTTTAGCATGATTGAGATGTTGCCGGTGATGGACGAGCGCAGAATTGTCGTGTTGAAGGAGCCCACATTTTTAGTCAAAGACGAATGGGGAGACAAATCCGTAAGTTCCTTCATCAAGTACCACGAAAACAATCAACAAATCATGACGATACTCGTGATGAGCGGTATCGACAAGCGTAAAAAAGCCTTTAAGGACATCGCAAAGATCGGAAAACTTGTACATTTCGACCACCTGGATGAGAGAGAATTGTTCAAGTGGATCAAGCAGGAGGCGAAAAAAGGCGGGAAGACCATCAGCGACAGCGCATGCCACGTTTTTGTAGACCGGACAGGGTATTTGAACAAAGAGACCGAAATGGACCTGTACGGTCTCTTGGGCCTGATCAAGACGCTGATGCACGGAACGTCTTCGGATGAGATTACAAAAGAACAGGTGATCAGCGCCCTTAAGCTTTCGGTGGACGCCAATATCTTCGTGATGGTGGACAGTCTGTTCGAAGGACGGGCAAAGGTCGCCTTCAATCAGCTGTATGCCCTTGTCGAAGGTGGAGAAGCTGCGATCAAGATCATGTTTATGATTCAAAGACATATCAGACAGCTCTTGAAAGTGAAACTGCTTGCCAAAGAAGGGTTTTCTGCAAAAGCGATTTCGGATACGCTGGGCTTAAAACCTTTTGTGGTGAAGAAAAGCCTGAACCAGGTGTCGAGACTTTCGGTGGAGAGTTTGAGAAACATGCTTTTTGATGCGCAAAGGGCCGATGCGAACATGAAGTCCAGTCTGGACCCTCAGACGGTGCTTGAGACGTTGATGACGAGGATTTTGAGTCGGTAG
- the rpsT gene encoding 30S ribosomal protein S20 — protein sequence MANIKSAKKRISVIATKTARNKSRKSAMRTAIKRVNEAVESGDKALAAERLQKATKTISMTATKGTIHKATASRLVSRLAKRVNALG from the coding sequence GTGGCAAATATCAAATCTGCAAAGAAAAGAATTTCTGTTATCGCTACTAAGACTGCTAGAAACAAATCTAGAAAGTCAGCAATGAGAACAGCAATCAAACGTGTTAATGAAGCGGTAGAATCTGGAGACAAAGCTTTGGCTGCTGAGCGTCTACAAAAAGCTACTAAAACAATTAGCATGACTGCTACAAAAGGAACAATCCATAAGGCAACAGCCTCTAGATTGGTTTCAAGATTAGCAAAACGCGTTAACGCTTTAGGTTAA
- the lepA gene encoding translation elongation factor 4, translated as MSKRQEHIRNFSIIAHIDHGKSTLADRLIETTGMLTKREMKEQILDSMDLERERGITIKLQSSRLVYQAKNGEEYILNLIDTPGHVDFTYEVSRSLKACEGAILVVDATQGVEAQTLANVYLALEQDLEIIPVLNKIDLPSSRPEEVIQEIEDIVGIVAEDAPQISAKNSINIDSVLEAIVERVPPPSGDEDGPLKALIFDSYYDSYKGAVAYVRVLDGSIKKGDWIKMMAKNVSYEVTEVGIFTPAMIPTKILQAGDVGYITASIKNVKDCTVGDTITYRDNPTAEALPGYKPATPMVFCGIYPAEGQDFEVIRDALEKLQLNDAALTFEPETSVALGFGFRCGFLGLLHMEIIQERLDREFGLDLISSAPSVIYRVTKTSGEVVMVQNPSNLPPTSEILTNEEPIVTCDIMVPKDYVGSVMELCQNRRGVMLEMEYLDERRVQLHYEMPLNEVIYDFFDALKSKTRGYGSLDYEFKEYRVSDLVRMDILLNKEMVDAFSLIVHESSAYARGRKICERLKEEIPRQMFTIPIQATIGTKVIARETINALRKDVLAKCYGGDISRKKKLLEKQKEGKKRMRQMGNVEVPQHAFLAVLKFDDSK; from the coding sequence ATGTCTAAGAGACAAGAACACATTCGCAATTTTAGTATCATTGCTCATATCGACCACGGTAAGTCGACCCTTGCGGATCGACTGATCGAAACGACCGGTATGCTCACAAAACGTGAGATGAAAGAGCAAATCCTTGACAGTATGGATCTAGAGCGCGAACGTGGTATCACAATTAAATTGCAATCATCAAGGCTTGTGTATCAAGCGAAAAACGGCGAGGAATATATTCTGAATCTGATAGATACTCCTGGCCATGTAGACTTTACCTATGAGGTATCAAGAAGCCTTAAGGCCTGCGAAGGTGCTATTCTTGTAGTTGACGCCACACAGGGCGTCGAAGCGCAGACGCTTGCAAACGTGTATCTGGCTTTAGAGCAAGACCTAGAGATCATTCCAGTGCTTAACAAGATCGACCTGCCGAGCTCAAGGCCGGAAGAGGTCATCCAGGAAATTGAAGATATCGTAGGCATCGTCGCAGAAGACGCGCCGCAGATCTCAGCGAAAAACAGCATCAATATCGACAGCGTGTTAGAAGCGATCGTCGAAAGGGTTCCGCCTCCGTCAGGTGACGAGGACGGTCCGCTAAAAGCGCTTATCTTCGACTCGTATTACGATTCGTACAAGGGTGCGGTCGCTTATGTCAGAGTCCTTGACGGTTCGATCAAAAAAGGCGACTGGATCAAGATGATGGCTAAGAATGTAAGCTATGAAGTGACAGAAGTCGGTATCTTCACACCGGCCATGATTCCTACTAAAATACTGCAAGCCGGCGATGTTGGATATATCACAGCGAGTATCAAGAATGTTAAGGACTGCACTGTCGGTGATACGATCACCTATAGGGACAATCCTACAGCAGAGGCGCTTCCTGGCTACAAACCGGCGACGCCGATGGTATTCTGCGGTATTTACCCTGCTGAGGGTCAGGATTTTGAAGTGATCAGGGACGCTCTTGAGAAGCTACAACTGAACGATGCGGCGCTTACTTTCGAACCGGAGACGTCCGTGGCCCTTGGTTTCGGTTTCAGATGCGGCTTCCTAGGGCTCCTGCATATGGAAATCATTCAGGAAAGACTGGACAGGGAGTTCGGTCTCGATCTTATATCGTCAGCTCCTAGTGTAATCTACCGGGTGACAAAAACAAGCGGCGAAGTGGTTATGGTTCAGAATCCGTCCAATCTTCCGCCTACAAGCGAGATACTCACGAATGAGGAGCCTATTGTCACCTGTGACATCATGGTGCCAAAAGACTATGTCGGTTCGGTGATGGAACTTTGTCAGAACAGACGTGGCGTGATGCTCGAGATGGAATACCTTGATGAAAGACGCGTGCAGCTTCACTACGAAATGCCACTTAATGAAGTTATCTATGACTTCTTTGACGCGCTTAAGTCAAAGACGCGCGGTTACGGATCGCTTGATTATGAGTTTAAGGAATACAGGGTTTCTGATCTCGTCAGAATGGATATCCTCCTTAATAAGGAAATGGTCGATGCCTTCTCGCTGATCGTTCACGAATCTTCTGCTTATGCACGTGGAAGAAAAATTTGTGAACGACTCAAGGAAGAGATTCCAAGACAGATGTTCACGATTCCTATCCAGGCGACAATCGGTACAAAGGTCATCGCCAGAGAAACGATCAACGCGCTTAGAAAAGACGTACTTGCCAAGTGTTATGGCGGTGATATCTCGCGTAAGAAAAAATTATTGGAAAAGCAAAAAGAGGGTAAGAAGCGTATGAGACAAATGGGTAATGTAGAAGTCCCACAACACGCTTTCTTAGCAGTTCTTAAGTTTGACGATAGCAAGTAG
- the hemW gene encoding radical SAM family heme chaperone HemW produces the protein MSHLYLHIPFCEHRCGYCDFVSSEDLSFVDVYVSALIKEIGLLHKKHPTPLKTVYFGGGTPSILSAIHFERIISKIKSTFGLPSEEFTVEVNPESVSKEKMTALVRLGVNRVSMGMQAKQTRLLEVLERRATFETVVDAYGLIRSSGIKNISLDLIYGIPGQTLDDVEESLQAIIELSPEHVSTYALKVEPETPMARELEKGLISMLDDDTYADQLDLIIETLENKGYVRYEISNFSKPSYESKHNMSYWRGVTTLGVGMGAVYLLGNERVENIKTMGTYLNMLDDNKLPIDNKVILDAEERLYEALLLGFRLKEGIDTSLIGERFDVDFEEVYAEWARKYIGYGLLEKTDRGYRLTNQGMNIANVLLMEL, from the coding sequence ATGTCCCATCTTTATCTACATATACCGTTCTGTGAACATCGGTGCGGCTATTGTGATTTTGTGTCTTCAGAAGATCTTAGCTTTGTGGACGTGTATGTGTCCGCCCTAATAAAAGAAATTGGTCTTTTACATAAGAAGCATCCTACCCCCTTGAAAACGGTCTATTTTGGCGGTGGGACGCCGTCGATCCTATCGGCGATACACTTTGAACGGATTATCTCCAAGATAAAATCCACCTTTGGACTGCCTAGTGAGGAGTTCACGGTAGAGGTGAATCCTGAGAGTGTATCCAAAGAGAAAATGACAGCGCTTGTAAGGCTTGGGGTGAATAGGGTCAGCATGGGAATGCAAGCCAAGCAGACAAGGCTGCTTGAGGTTCTAGAGAGAAGGGCGACCTTTGAAACCGTCGTAGACGCATACGGTCTGATCAGGTCTTCGGGGATAAAAAACATCAGCCTGGATCTGATCTACGGAATACCTGGCCAGACGCTAGATGATGTTGAGGAAAGCCTCCAGGCGATCATCGAGCTAAGTCCGGAGCATGTCTCGACCTATGCTCTGAAAGTAGAGCCTGAAACACCCATGGCAAGAGAACTTGAGAAAGGCCTGATCAGCATGCTTGATGACGATACCTATGCTGATCAGCTGGATCTAATCATAGAAACACTTGAAAATAAGGGGTATGTCCGCTATGAGATATCAAACTTTTCAAAACCTTCTTATGAAAGTAAGCATAACATGTCATACTGGCGTGGTGTGACGACTCTCGGGGTAGGGATGGGAGCGGTCTATCTTTTAGGAAACGAACGGGTGGAGAACATCAAAACAATGGGGACCTACCTTAATATGCTGGATGACAATAAGCTTCCCATAGACAACAAGGTTATTCTAGACGCCGAGGAGCGTCTTTATGAAGCCCTTCTTTTAGGTTTCAGGCTCAAGGAAGGAATCGACACAAGTTTGATTGGAGAGCGTTTTGATGTCGATTTTGAAGAGGTGTACGCGGAATGGGCACGAAAGTACATAGGATACGGTCTGCTTGAGAAGACTGACCGTGGCTACAGGTTGACCAATCAGGGCATGAATATAGCCAACGTGCTCCTTATGGAGCTGTGA